One segment of Vibrio mimicus DNA contains the following:
- a CDS encoding flagellin, which translates to MAVNVNTNVSAMTAQRYLTSATNAQQSSMERLSSGYKINSAKDDAAGLQISNRLNVQSRGLGVAVRNANDGISMAQTAEGAMKETTNILQRMRDLSLQSANGSNSKADRVAIQEEITALNDELNRVAETTSFGGNKLLNGTFATKSFQIGADNGEAVMLNIKDMRSDNALMGGKTYQAANGKDKNWGVEAGKTDLTITLKDKREGDVTISINAKEGDDIEELATYINGQTDMIKASVDEEGKLQLFTDNNKVDGAATFGGALAGELGIGAAQDVTVDTLDVTTVGGAQESVAIVDAALKYVDSHRAELGAFQNRFNHAINNLDNINENVNASKSRIKDTDFAKETTALTKAQILSQASSSVLAQAKQAPNSALALLG; encoded by the coding sequence ATGGCGGTGAATGTAAACACCAACGTGTCAGCGATGACAGCACAACGGTACTTGACGAGCGCAACAAACGCACAACAATCGTCGATGGAACGTTTATCTTCAGGATATAAAATTAACAGCGCAAAAGATGATGCGGCAGGTCTACAGATCTCCAACCGCTTGAACGTGCAAAGCCGTGGTTTAGGTGTCGCCGTTCGTAACGCCAACGATGGTATTTCGATGGCGCAAACTGCGGAAGGTGCGATGAAAGAGACCACCAATATTCTACAACGTATGCGTGACCTTTCTTTGCAATCCGCTAACGGTTCGAACTCAAAAGCCGACCGTGTTGCGATTCAAGAAGAAATCACCGCATTGAACGATGAGCTTAACCGCGTAGCTGAAACTACCTCGTTCGGTGGTAACAAGCTGCTTAATGGAACCTTCGCGACTAAATCGTTCCAGATTGGTGCGGATAACGGTGAAGCGGTAATGCTTAACATCAAAGACATGCGCAGTGATAACGCTTTGATGGGTGGTAAAACCTATCAAGCGGCTAACGGTAAAGATAAAAACTGGGGCGTGGAAGCGGGTAAAACCGATCTGACTATTACGCTAAAAGACAAACGCGAAGGCGATGTGACCATTTCTATCAATGCGAAAGAAGGGGATGACATCGAAGAATTAGCGACCTACATCAATGGTCAAACCGATATGATTAAAGCATCGGTTGATGAAGAGGGTAAGTTGCAACTGTTCACTGATAACAACAAAGTCGATGGTGCGGCAACCTTTGGTGGTGCACTCGCGGGTGAGTTAGGTATCGGTGCCGCGCAAGATGTAACCGTTGATACTCTGGATGTGACTACCGTGGGTGGCGCGCAAGAGAGTGTGGCGATTGTGGATGCAGCGCTAAAATACGTGGATAGTCATCGTGCTGAACTCGGTGCGTTCCAAAACCGATTCAACCATGCTATCAACAACTTAGATAACATTAACGAAAATGTGAATGCGTCTAAGAGCCGAATCAAAGATACAGACTTTGCCAAGGAGACGACTGCACTGACCAAAGCGCAGATCCTATCTCAAGCATCAAGTTCTGTCCTCGCACAAGCCAAGCAGGCACCCAACTCAGCTCTGGCTCTTTTAGGCTAG